The genomic segment GGCCGCGGCCGTCGAGGCTTCGGCGGTCACAGGGTTGTCGTCGATCGCCTCACGCGCGTTCTTCACGAACGTCCGGGCGCGGGTGCGGATCCTCTTGTTGCGCATCTGGCGCTTGGGGTTCTGGCGCATGCGCTTCTTCGCGGATTTCAGGTTCGCCAAAGCAGCCTCCGGGCAGTCATCAAGTCGCAGACCGCCATTCTACCCGCCTCCGGCGAGACTGTCCAGACGTATCGGAACCTGGCCCTGAGGGCGAGGAGCCCGCCCTCCCGGCCCGGCTGCGTTTCGCTCAGGCGGTTGCCGTTGGTTCCGAGGCTGCTGGCCCCGAGTCTTGGCAGGAGGGGCGCCTGAGAGTGCACTTG from the Anaerolineales bacterium genome contains:
- the rpsT gene encoding 30S ribosomal protein S20, translated to MANLKSAKKRMRQNPKRQMRNKRIRTRARTFVKNAREAIDDNPVTAEASTAAALRELDKAASRGVIHRNNASRRKSRLMKHLSRAQKNP